One Setaria viridis chromosome 5, Setaria_viridis_v4.0, whole genome shotgun sequence genomic region harbors:
- the LOC117857216 gene encoding uncharacterized protein, translating to MVFGKVAIVIGSGIVGTVLTGGESSLPDFKDVISGAFKFMTKGAKQSKDGPSTSSPHTAQLLTQVNYLREELNMLSKSNHVAIVTVDGRPGPGAYGITAVVIGAIGYLFIRWKGWKLSDMMFVTKRGFTDACNAVGKQVDQVSESVHAAKRHLAGRIDRVDCTLDECQEITEATRNEVTIIHGDLSAFQKDMESVHLVVRNLETKLGRLAYTQDRTTRGIYDLCEFTKKLEQSPKADTRQVTSSTPRPAIESSERAARAASLPPALEPESPSAQSPRAEAPKVVRSTTMSASGLSMLVGTTMPPKRDHQGAFSRASSMKEGSSELPSGAPSSAEPSPRRSTSSTLFGGFGFLRSYAS from the exons atggtgtTCGGCAAGGTCGCCATCGTCATCGGCTCCG GAATCGTTGGAACAGTACTGACAGGCGGTGAGTCCAGCCTTCCGGACTTCAAGGATGTAATCTCCGGTGCTTTCAAG TTCATGACCAAGGGtgccaagcaaagcaaggatggGCCGTCTACCAGCAGTCCGCACACTGCTCAGTTGTTGACTCAG GTCAATTATCTCAGAGAGGAGCTGAACATGCTGTCTAAATCAAACCATGTTGCTATTGTCACTGTTGACGGTAGACCTG GCCCTGGCGCGTATGGTATTACAGCTGTTGTTATTGGAGCTATTGGCTATTTATTCATTAGATGGAAG GGGTGGAAACTTTCTGATATGATGTTTGTGACGAAGCGTGGCTTTACTGATGCTTGCAATGCAGTGGGGAAACAAGTGGATCAGGTTTCGGAAAGTGTTCAT GCTGCAAAGAGACATCTTGCTGGAAGGATTGATCGTGTAGATTGTACTTTAGATGAATGCCAAGAAATTACAGAAGCAACAAGGAATGAG GTTACAATCATCCATGGAGATCTAAGTGCCTTCCAGAAGGACATGGAGTCAGTTCATCTTGTAGTTCGTAATCTG GAGACAAAACTTGGACGCCTAGCTTATACTCAA GATCGTACAACACGAGGAATATATGACTTGTGCGAATTCACTAAAAAATTGGAACAGAGCCCGAAAGCTGATACTCGTCAG GTTACATCATCAACTCCTCGTCCTGCTATTGAATCCTCAGAGAGAGCTGCTAGG GCTGCTTCCTTGCCCCCCGCTTTGGAACCAGAGTCTCCATCAGCCCAATCACCTAGAGCTGAGGCACCAAAG GTTGTGCGCTCTACAACCATGTCAGCATCAGGACTTAGTATGCTAGTTGGAACTACAATGCCACCTAAAAGA GATCACCAGGGTGCTTTTAGCAGAGCAAGTTCTATGAAGGAAGGATCCTCTGAGTTACCAAGTGGTGCGCCAAGCTCAGCAGAACCGAGCCCCAGAAGATCTACTAGTTCAACCCTGTTCGGTGGGTTTGGCTTTCTAAGGAGCTACGCAAGCTGA